A single genomic interval of Lathyrus oleraceus cultivar Zhongwan6 chromosome 7, CAAS_Psat_ZW6_1.0, whole genome shotgun sequence harbors:
- the LOC127102709 gene encoding uncharacterized protein LOC127102709 produces the protein MVNRNQNVDDIIRQVRHDDLEVDNNLAAMVERIMVQNGVNFGLRRPNDTSPLSEYILQEDAPPRTKILKFTKFSRDTTESTIEHVDRCLIEAGNMSKNESLRIKFFPSSLTNNSFTWFTTLPQSSIHTWNQLERMFHEQFYMGQMKINLKELASIKRNFIEPIDDYLNRFRLLKDMCFTQVLEHELVEMAIGGLDYSIRKKLDTQYLRDMAQLADRVQLLEHLKEEKARANKSKRVAYVDFRNDDEGSYHGLSDFDDNEIDLAELKQGSPYVCKILAPSNGKNPIEPEKKENFPKKTYTFDVTKCEKIFDLLVKDGQMIVPPGAKVPPLEQRKKRGLFANTMVFWVIKHLNIFFLEIL, from the coding sequence ATGGTAAATAGAAACCAAAACGTCGATGATATCATACGGCAAGTTCGACATGACGATTTGGAAGTAGATAATAATCTAGCAGCCATGGTCGAGAGGATTATGGTTCAAAATGGGGTAAATTTCGGCCTTCGAAGGCCAAATGATACATCACCTCTGTCAGAGTATATCTTACAGGAAGACGCACCCCCAAGAACAAAAATCCTCAAATTCACTAAGTTTTCTAGGGATACTACTGAATCCACTATCGAACACGTGGATAGATGTTTAATTGAGGCAGGAAACATGTCAAAAAATGAGAGCCTTAGGATAAAGTTTTTTCCAAGTTCTCTCACAAATAATTCCTTCACATGGTTCACCACCTTGCCACAAAGTTCGATCCACACTTGGAACCAACTAGAGAGAATGTTCCATGAGCAGTTTTACATGGGACAAATGAAGATAAATCTGAAGGAACTGGCTAGTATCAAACGAAATTTTATTgagccaattgatgactatctGAATAGGTTTCGATTACTCAAAGATATGTGTTTTACACAAGTTCTAGAGCATGAACTAGTCGAAATGGCCATTGGGGGCCTTGATTATTCGATTAGGAAGAAATTAGATACCCAATATCTGAGAGATATGGCCCAACTGGCTGATAGGGTTCAACTGTTAGAACATTTGAAGGAAGAAAAGGCTAGGGCAAATAAAAGTAAAAGGGTAGCCTATGTCGATTTCAGAAATGATGATGAAGGGTCCTATCATGGACTTTCAGACTTCGACGATAACGAGATTGACCTTGCTGAATTGAAGCAAGGGTCACCATACGTGTGTAAAATTTTGGCCCCTTCGAATGGAAAAAACCCTATCGaaccagaaaagaaagaaaattttCCCAAGAAAACTTATACTTTCGATGTTACAAAATGTGAGAAAATTTTTGACTTGTTAGTTAAGGATGGTCAAATGATAGTACCCCCGGGTGCTAAAGTACCtcctttagaacaaagaaagaaaagagggTTATTTGCAAATACCATGGTTTTCTGGGTCATAAAACATCTCAATATTTTCTTTCTAGAGATCTTGTGA